The following proteins come from a genomic window of Rattus norvegicus strain BN/NHsdMcwi chromosome 8, GRCr8, whole genome shotgun sequence:
- the Rup2l1 gene encoding urinary protein 2-like: MGKHILLLPLGLSLLMSSLLALQCFRCESFDSTGLCQFGRYKCQTYPGEVCAFVIITTRDGKFVYGNQSCAECNATTVEHGSLIVSTNCFSATPFCNMVHR; this comes from the exons ATGGGAAAGCATATCTTGCTGCTCCCACTGGGCCTGTCTTTGCTCATGAGCTCCCTGCTAG CTTTGCAGTGCTTCAGATGTGAAAGCTTCGATTCTACAGGACTTTGTCAGTTTGGAAGATATAAATGTCAGACTTATCCTGGTGAGGTTTGTGCCTTTGTTATAATAACCACTCGAG ATGGAAAATTTGTATATGGAAACCAGAGCTGTGCTGAGTGCAACGCTACGACTGTTGAGCATGGAAGTCTTATAGTATCAACAAACTGTTTCTCAGCCACCCCTTTCTGCAATATGGTACATCGCTGA